The Pseudomonas benzenivorans region CCTGGCGCGACTGCCGGAACAGGCCTGGGCGCAGAGCCTGCTGTGTCGCTCGGCGCTGACCCAGATGGCCATCGGCGAGGGGCGCCTGGAGCAGGCCCAGCGTCTGGGCTACGAGGCCCTGAAGCAGGCGCGGCGTTGCGGCAGCGCGGTGTTCGAGGCGCTGCTGGAGCTGGATCACGGTCTGCTGCTGGAGTCGCGGGGCGAGTTCGCCCGCGCCCAGGCCCTGCTGCAGCGGGTGTACGAACAGCTGGAGGCACAGCCGGCGCGGTCGAGCCCGGTGCGCGGGCGGATGCTGTTGCGTCTGGGCCGCCTGGCCCTGCGTCAGGGCCAGCTGGAACAGGCCGCCGACCAGTTGCAGACGGGGCTCGACGAGGCGCTGCGGCATGAGGATCCCGGCGCCTTCCACGGGTTTCTCGGCCTGGCCGAACTGGCGGCGCGCCAGCGCGATATCCCCGGGGCCTTCGCCCATCTGGCCGAGGCCGAGCGGCTGATGCAACGCCAGCGGGTGGCCGATACCCTCTACCGCGGCGTGCTGCTGCTGGCCAGCAGCCGTCTGTGGCTGTGGCAGGGACATCGCCCGCGAGCCCGCGAGGCCCTGAGCCGGGTACTCGAGCATGGCCAGCGGCATCGCGCGTTGCTGCCGCCGGCCACCTTCCCCGAGCTGCTGCCGCGTCTGCGCCAACTGCTGCTGCGCGTCGAGCTGGAACAGGGCGCGGACGTACGCCAGTCCCTGCGCGTCCAGCTCGACCAGGCCCTGGCCGAGGGCCGTCAGGCGCTCGCCGGCGAGCTCTGGCTGAGCCTGGCCGAGGCCTGCGCGGCGGCGGGGGACGCGCCGGCGGCGGCCCAGGCGCGGCAGGCGGGCCAAGCCCTGCGCCAGCGCCTGAATTACCGGTGCCTGTGGTTCGAGGCGGACGAGGGGCCGGCCGGCAGCGCCGCGAACGGCGACGGGCCGACGCCCTTGAGCGGCCGCGAAGTGACGGTGCTGCGGCTGATTGCCCAGGGCTGCTCCAACCAGGAAGTCGCCGAGCAGCTGTATATCTCCCTGCACACGGTCAAGACCCACGCCCGGCGCATCAACGGCAAGCTCGGCGTGACCCGGCGCACCCAGGCGGTGGCGCGGGCCAAGGCCCTGGGGCTGCTGTAGGCGCTCGCCGGCCTAGTGCAGCGCCGGGCTGGCGTGCAGCCGCCGCAGGCGCTCGCCGAGCTGCAGACGCTGCGCCGCATCGTCACACAGCAGCAGGGCGCGCTGCAGGTCGAAGCGCTCGGCCTGGGGGCAATCCAGTTGGTGATAGAGGTCGGCACGGGCCAGGTGGTCGGCGAGGGTCTGGGGACCCAGTTGCAGCACCCGTTCGGCATCTTTCAGCGCGGCCAGGGCGTTCTGGGCCTGCAGGTGCAATTGGCGCAGGTTGCGCGACAGGCGCTGGAGCATCGCGCGGGCATCGCAGGCCAGCAGGTGGCCGGCGTTCAGGTCGATGTGGGGGCCGAACTGGCGCAGCAGCAGTTCGCGGCAGTCGCGGGTATAGAGGCGGCGGCCGCCGCAGGGGTCGAGCAGGTGATCGGCCCCCGGCACGCGCAGCAGGAAGTGTCCGGGGAAGTTCACCCCCTGCAGGGGGATACCCAGGCGCCGTGCCAGCTCCAGGGCGATCAGTGCCAGCGACAGGGGCTGGCCGCGGCGGCGCTGCAATACCTGATGCAGCAGGGCGGCCCGGGGTGCGGGCGGGTTGTCCTCGTCCTCGTGAAAGTCCAGTTCGCTCAGGCGCCGCAGCAAGGGTTGCGCCAGTTCCCGCGGCGGCAGGTTGGGCAGGCCGGCGTCGACCTGTTGTTGCAGGGCATGCAAGGCGCGCAATGCGGCCTCGGGAGACAGGGTCGGGTCGTGTTCGGCGGCTATCCACAGCGCCGCCTCGAACAGGGCCGGCGGTTCGTGGTCGAGGCAGGCAAGGCAGGATAGGCGCGGGTCCATGGTCTCCTCCACTGATGACTGCTTTGTAGCCGGCCGCTGCCGTGGCGTCCAGCCCGGGGCGACGGGCTTATGTCGGCTGTGTCCGGCAGCGTCGGGGAGCACGCCTATACTGGCGTTAACGATGAGAGTCGGTGGCGCCGACAGGCCGCTTCAGCGCCGCGTCGGCCCCGCAGCCAAGGAGCCACAGCATGTTCGCCATGATGGAAGACTCGCGGCTGGAGGCGTTGCATTTCGCCCAGGACCCGGCGACCGGGCTCAAGGCGGTGATCGCCATCCACAACACCCGTTTCGGTCCGGCCCTCGGCGGCTGCCGTTACCTGGCCTACCCCGACGAGCAGAGCGCGATCCGCGATGCCATCGGCCTGGCCCAGAGCATGAGCTACAAGGCCGCCCTGGCCGGCCTCGAACAGGGCGGCGGCAAGGCGGTGATCGTCCGTCCCGCCCACGTGGCGAACCGGGGCGCGCTGTTCGAGGCCTTCGGTCGCATGATCGAGAGCCTCGGCGGGCGCTACATCACCGCGGTCGACAGTGGCACCTCCAGTGCCGACATGGACTGCATCGCCCAGCATACCCGCCACGTCACCAGCACCACCCGCGAGGGCGACCCCTCGCCGCACACCGCCATGGGCGTGTTCGCCGGGATTCGCGCCACGGCCCTGGCGCGTCTGGGCAGCGACGACCTGAACGGCCTGCGCGTGGCGATCCAGGGCCTGGGCCATGTCGGCTATGCCCTGGCCGAGCAGCTGCACGCGGTCGGCGCCGAGCTGTGGGTCAGCGACCTGGACGGCGGTCGGGTGCAGCTGGCGGTGGAGCAGCTCGGCGCCCATCCGGTGAGCCGCGATGCCCTGCTCGCCACGCCCTGCGACATCCTCGCGCCCTGCGGCCTGGGGGGCATCCTCAATGCCGAGACGGTGCCCGGGTTGCGCTGCGCGGCAGTGGCGGGGGCGGCCAATACCCAGCTGGCCGACGCCGACGTCGGCGACAGCCTGCAGGCCCGCGGCATCCTCTATGCGCCGGACTATGTGATCAATGCCGGCGGGCTGATCTACGTCGCCCTGCGGCATCGCGGCGAGAGCCTGACCACCATCACCGCGCACCTGAGCAAGATCAGCCAGCGCCTGGCCGAGATATACGCCCATGCCCAGGCCGACCGGCGTTCGCCGGCACGGGTCGCCGACAGCCTGGCCGAGCGCCTGCTGTACGGCAGTTGAGGGGCGCGCCCGTGCCTGTCCCCGTCCCTGGCGGATACCCCCTCACCGGAGGTCATCCGCGCCCAACCCGGGGCCACACGCGCCGGGTATCGCCCAGTCACCTACCCGGTGCCGAGGAGTGCTTCCATGCCTGACCGCTTGCAACTGCCCTATACCCGTTACCTCGACCCCGAGGGCCGGCTGCTCGCTGCGCTGCCGGACTGGGCCGACGACTTCGACCTGCTGATCCGCCTGTACCGGCAGATGGTGCTGACCCGCCTGTTCGATCAGAAGGCCGTGGCCCTGCAGCGCACCGGGCGCATCGGCACCTATGCGCCGACCGTCGGCCAGGAGGCCATAGGCGTGGCCATCGGCGCCCTGATGCGTGCCGACGACGTGCTGGTGCCCTACTACCGCGACACCGCGGCCCAGGTGATGCGCGGAGTGCGCATGGAGGAGATCCTGCTGTACTGGGGCGGCGACGAACGCGGCAGTGCCTATGTCGAGCCGGCGGTGGGGCAGGACTTCCCGCTGTGCGTGCCCATCGCCACCCAGGCC contains the following coding sequences:
- a CDS encoding SirB1 family protein, whose amino-acid sequence is MDPRLSCLACLDHEPPALFEAALWIAAEHDPTLSPEAALRALHALQQQVDAGLPNLPPRELAQPLLRRLSELDFHEDEDNPPAPRAALLHQVLQRRRGQPLSLALIALELARRLGIPLQGVNFPGHFLLRVPGADHLLDPCGGRRLYTRDCRELLLRQFGPHIDLNAGHLLACDARAMLQRLSRNLRQLHLQAQNALAALKDAERVLQLGPQTLADHLARADLYHQLDCPQAERFDLQRALLLCDDAAQRLQLGERLRRLHASPALH
- a CDS encoding Glu/Leu/Phe/Val dehydrogenase family protein yields the protein MFAMMEDSRLEALHFAQDPATGLKAVIAIHNTRFGPALGGCRYLAYPDEQSAIRDAIGLAQSMSYKAALAGLEQGGGKAVIVRPAHVANRGALFEAFGRMIESLGGRYITAVDSGTSSADMDCIAQHTRHVTSTTREGDPSPHTAMGVFAGIRATALARLGSDDLNGLRVAIQGLGHVGYALAEQLHAVGAELWVSDLDGGRVQLAVEQLGAHPVSRDALLATPCDILAPCGLGGILNAETVPGLRCAAVAGAANTQLADADVGDSLQARGILYAPDYVINAGGLIYVALRHRGESLTTITAHLSKISQRLAEIYAHAQADRRSPARVADSLAERLLYGS